GCCCCATCCCCGTTTTCCCCTGCAAACTGCTTCAATTTAACTTACcagtttaattaaatattatatagaaAACTTACAGACTTTGCGCGATTGCGCTTCAATGTGAAAGATCAGGAACAGGAGATATATCCCAAAGATATATAACTTTAGCAACATCCTCTAGTCAGGCGGGAAACTTTGTTCTGCAAACCGTACATCTCGGGAACGACTCTAGCTCTGTTCGGCAATAGGAAGCCCCAAGTAAGAATCCCCAAGTAAAAATTTGAACCGAATAGAATTACCAATTTTATGGTTTAAAAAACTAGCCTGTAATCGATTTGGAATGCAACTTCGCGGTGATGTTGCAAACTGGTTTTCTGGCTGCtacaaaatacttttcataaaataaacaaaaaccaaagatCGGTTTATATCGCGTCGAGCCGGGTTGgctgctttttgtttttctacCGGCAACAACGGCAATCAGAAAAGGCAAAACCAGctatatatatacgtatatatataatactatatatatttataagccCCCGATCCCCCAAAACCGCCCACAACCACTTCTCCACCTTGATCGATCTCGTTGACGCCGCGAGAGGTATTCCTCAGTTACTCGAGACGATCGCACGACACACGACGCATTCCGCATTTCGGCTATTTTCGTGATTAATTTCGGATATCGCTCTGAAGACAGACGCATTAGCATATATCCCCCCAACTTTAATTTGTAACGTGAATGTCGTGGAATCGGTCCAAAAATCCAAACGCTAGTAGTGATGATCTAAGCgatttttaagaatattttattgtaccattgttttttacaaaataaaacaggTCAAGTGCATTGTTTGCATAACCAAGTGACCTAGAAAAGTGTGAAATGTGCTCCAAAGTAATGGATTTATGCTGAAAACTAATTGCAGAGTAACATATGCAAAGGAGAAGTGCAGTTCAGATAGTTTTAGAGTAATTGTTCAAGGTAAGACAGTTTGAGAGTGACTAGTGGAGCTCACATTTTACAGATATTCTACATGGGCTACTACATGTAAACTAGGCTAGCTATTAagtaaatgaaataaaaatgcttaaaataaaagaatctTCATAATTATTTGCTCAATTTTcataatatatcaaatatttgAGTTATTAAAAGAAATTGTATTCCTTTTTTGAAATACTTACCTCATAGATTCATTCATATTTTACTCGGCTGTCAACATAATATTAAAGCTTGCGAAGCTCCaactattaattaaaaatttaactaccttttattttaaataatcttaatAAGATAAACACCTTTCAAGtccttcatttttttaataggacttttcttttaaattttatctaCATAACTTTTTTCAACAGTCTGGCATCCTTCAAAACTTCTTAATGCATTTCCTAATTTCtgaataatataataattaaacctaataataattttaattgttttccaTATTCAATgtgaattattttaatttttcctaattaaaaaaaaaagaaacctaGTGGCAGCACCCTTTCAAAAAATACCGAAAAATACCTAAACCCAAGATGAGTCAATCTTGTATACCTGTGAACGCGAAGATGTCGAAGGCAAAGAAAGTTTTGGATGAAGCCCGTGAAACACAAAACCGGGAGTTGGACCTGGTGGACAAGGGTATCAGCTCCTTTGAGGAGCTCCCAGGATTGTGTAAGTATCATTTCAATGCGTAAAAATTGAAGAAATTCCCTACAATCAAAGAGTAACTCCCACGCAAATCAAACCTCGCCCAACTGTTTTAAAGAACTTCTTAAATagtttcttaaaataatattttcattattaaatTTGTAATATCTTCTATGAAAATACCTAAATCTTTAAAGAGTTCAATGGTTTCATGAATATTAAAgataattagttttattttttgcgatGACGCCAGCACCAAAATAGAAACGAAACGTTCtacaaaatgtaaacaaatgggattttaagaaaatactgaagttttaaaagagaaattttctttaattaaagAATAAAACTGTTGGAATAACTATTTCTCTTAggtttttacaattttaaataattttgaaaagatcatataatatttttcaatatttatactCTCGTACTTGTTGCGCCAAAACAGCTGTTTATGTTTGAACCCAGTAGGAAATTTGCATTTGTATTTAACTTTTATTCCAAAACCTTTAActaatagttttatttttcagtcaACATGTCCAACATCACTCGGCTTACACTGTCCCATAACAAGATCAGTGTGATCAGTCCTGGAATTGCCAATCTTCTCAACCTGGAGATCCTCAACCTTTCGAATAACCAACTGACGGAGCTGCCCGTCTCACTGTCATCTATGCCCAAGCTGCGGATCCTGAACGTGTCCATCAACCGGCTGATCAATCTGCCCCGAGGCTTTGGCGCCTTCCCTGTCCTGGAGGTGTTGGACTTGTCCTATAATAATCTCAGCGAGCATGTCCTGCCCGGCAACTTCTTCGGCATGGAGACACTACGAGCCCTATATCTGGGTGACAACGATTTTGAATATCTGCCCAAGGAGGTGGGCCAGCTGAAGAACCTACAGATTCTGGGACTGCGCGACAACGATCTGCTGGAGCTGCCACGTGAGGTGGGAGATTTGGTGCGTTTGCGGGAGCTTCACATCCAGAACAACAGGTTGCAAGTGCTGCCCCCCGAGATCGCCCAGCTCGATCTGCTGAGCAACAAGTCGGTGATGAAAATGGAGGAGAATCCTTGGGTTAATCCCATTTCCGAGCAGTATCTGCTGGGAATCAGTCATGTTATTGATTACCTAAAAACGGAGACatataaaatgtaaatattgcttaaaatttattattttaagcaTAACTAAATGGTATCCCTTTTGCAGCATTTACAATCGTCATATGCAGGCAGGACGCAGTGGACCACCACCCCCCAAGGCCGACAAGAGCAAGAAGGCCTCCAGGATACGTGCATAACTTGGAAAAATCCTTTAGCCTCCAGAGCTTGGAGTTCATCATGTGTTCGATCCGTTTGTTGTTAACCAAATGAATTTTTGTATACTAATTTCTAAGTAATTGTAAACTAATGTGTATTTTCAAAAAGTGCCTTGAACTTTTTTGCcaactaatttaaataaattaaaatatttaaaagaaaaacacaaatttTTCCAAGAACGAAAAGATAACtttatatcttccccaattctcatccgattctcaagcggagtaccttaaacgatttctagattgattctccaccattctgcatcaaaatcctgagacaaaatattttttagatttttcgtccatttttcgtgatgggttcgctgaaatggggttttcctttATGTGCCACACAGCGATGGCtaaatcttccccaattctcatccgattctcaagcggagtaccttaaacgatttctagatcgattctccaccattctgcattaaaatcctgagacaaaatagtttttagatttttcgtccatttttcgtgatgggttccctgaaaatggggttttcccctatattgGCCACAGttatggctgtatcttccccaattctcatccgattctcaagcggagtaccttaaacgatttctagatcgattctccaccattctgcattaaaatcatgagacaaaatattttttagatttttcgtccatttttcgtgatgggttccctgaaaatggggtttttggccctatatggcccacagtgatggctatatcttacccaattctcatccgattctcaagcggagtaccttaaacgattcctagatcgattctccaccattctgcattaaaatcctgagacaaaatattttttatatttttcgtccaattttcgtgatgggttccctgaaaatggggtttttccctatatgggccacagtgatggctgtatctatttatttatttatttatttcgccaatggacaaatccttacatggctacataacataacaacttacacctaataaataaaactaaaaaattaacaaaaacttaataaatgccttaATAACTCGTGTTTtaacaccttaaacgattcctagatcgattctccaccattctgcatcaaaatcctgagacaaaatattttttagatttttcgtccatttttcgtgatgggttccctgaaaatggggtttttggccctatatggcccacagtgatggctatatcttaccCAATTCTCAGGCAGAGTACCCCAAATGAATTCTTgattgatttttataccctctgAAAGTGTATAAAAAAGTCACTCCCCAGTTGAATAAATTCAAacactttaatttattttataaaatagtaggtttttcttgttttattatcatttttcaTATTCATCCATTCTTTTTTGAAGTTTTCTTTTCCATAATCATAATTAATTAGTTTACTTAAAgtcaattaattaattctttatttattataattaaattaatagttaaatgttttttgtttttgttctttgTTACTTGTTTTGAGAGATACGAAAAGCAGAGATTTGCCTTTGTTTCACTTTTGTTTCTTTtgcatttgaaaattgaatacATATTGCATATATCAATTtatgtaatttaattattttttaaacttattcTGCATTGAATGGTTAtgcaattcaatttaaatttattcctTATTGTAGATTTTagtatttatatgtatatatattttttatagagtTTATTTACAGGAGTTTGAAGTTGATCGTTACGTAGAGTCTTGCAGGAATAGAAAATTAAGCTACCACAGAACAcgtttaaaatgcattttatcatttgagaaaaaattgtACCCGATCCAATTTAGATTCAAGAATTATTAATGAACACAACGACATTACAAACGACATTATTGGCGACATCCTAGCGATGACTTGATTTGGAATACATAGTACATCAGTCGAGACTCTGTGAGTTGCAGTATTATTCGATTTTGAGCATGCaaattcgaaattcgaaacacagacaaaaacaaaaaacataaactaGTAACCTATGCGACTACAACAAAGTAAATTACAGGCCCAGGCCATCGTTTCgggatacatacatatacaataCAATATTCAAGTGAGATAACATTAAACATAATCAGTGGCGGGCTCGCTACCAGCTTGCTAAAACATAAAGCTTTAAACCTAATACTAATTCAAATTGACAATAGAAAATTGTACCTAAGATAGTAAAAATATGATAGATAGtagaaatatatcaaaaagtTAGTTACTTCGTTTGCTTCGTTCTGCACAAGGAAAAGATGATCGGAAAACAATCAAAGCAACTTTCGAAAATCTTACTCAGAAAATACTTTCGTTAACAAATTCAAAGCATTAAGTTTTGGGGGCTAAAAACACATCAATTTTAAGTCTCGTTTggttgttaaatattttagagatttaagtcgtttttttttttggtttcatgGTTGATTGCTAGTTTACAAATGCAATTTTGACGGCTCTTATTAAACATTTAGCCTTCCGTACAggtaaatacaatttaaatgcTTTGCTGTTTCCGTTCTTCTTGTTAATGCCGCTTAATTAATTCATCCACGTTTTTATTCAactttgttcttttttttttttttttgtacaaaacACATTTCTCTCTGGATTcgaaaatgtttaattaattttatatttacgtTTTTCCTTTAGAAATCTGACCGACATGTATAATGCTTGCTTTTTTTTCATACAATTAacattagtttttgttttttttttctttttaatatttttgtgttgtGGCTGGTTgctaataaatatttgcatatttttaataaatatatacacacaaatgtatatgtatatttaccattagtttctatatatatatattttatgcatgttgccatttttaattattcgtATTAATCATAATTTGCATTCGTTATTCgttatttttcatttcaatttatttaatcaaaaatatcATTCACTTTtagctttatattttttcatgaAATTTGTCTCACTTGTTTTTCGTCTACTTTTCCCTTGTGGCATACAAATggttgtttaaataaaaataataagcataaaaattacatttacatttaatttgagttcatttgatttttgtttgttttgcttttgttgctgttgtggctGTGTTGTTTGTTGCTGGCGacgctgttgctgctgtggcaTCTCTGGttcttgctgctgctgcttgagtCGCTTTGCTTTTGGCCGTTTGTGGCGCTCCGAAGCCGCTTTTGGCTGTCAAACTTTACTATTATTGGGCGCCCGGGAGGTGGACTCGTACTGGCCCCGCCCCAAGGCCGCATACGCGTCGGCATACGCcggctgtggctgtggctgctgGTCCTGGGGCTCCAGTTGCTGTTGCAtgtgatgttgctgctgctgttgttcgTGCAACGATGTCGGCCGACTAAAGTTTACTTGTAGCTGAGGCACCGCGACGCCTTTGGGAagggaaataaaatattattaaagggtttttttataaaaagttttacaTAAATTGTTAATGTTTTCAAAAACCATGGTTAGTGGTTCTTTATggttagtattttttaattaaaacaattattaGTACAAGATCTTAAAAATAGgtgttaaaaatatattcatatGCACATGcaataacaaaacaacaacaacataatcCAAAATTAAAGGGGAACCGGACACTACACAAAGGATCAAAGGACAACATGCCAGGAGTAGTCCTTGTGGACAAAAAATACGACCAAACAATTGTGGGAGGAGGAAAAAAGTGGGAAAAAAACGAGCAAAAAACACAAAGGTCATACCAATTggaattgtttataaaagttctgtcttgttttaatttttatttttggtagtGGATGGGAAGCAAACAACTCATGGATCGATGGTATTTATCGGGAGTTTGGAGTCTGTGATGTCTTTCTGTGTTATGGCATTTATAATGGAGCCGGATCCGTTAATAAACGATATTTCGGCGCACCGGCTTGGTGGCCTTCTCCTTGCTGCTGctccggctgctgctgctggactGTTTCTGCGAATTTTTGGCGTCTTTGGTTTTGGCACTTTTCCCGCTTTTGTTCTTGCTACTACTGCCCGCCCCCGATCCCGATCCCCCACCCGATACCGCCCCACTGCCGGACGCTGCCGCGGTGGATGAGttggtggttgtggtggtggtgatggagGTGTTGTTGGTACGTGATGAGCGGGACTTATTGCGTGGTGGTAGCTCTGAATTTTGATTGTAAAACGcaaaacgaaaagaaaaacgacaaattaaatatttttgtgggCAAAAGGGGAGAAAATAGGCAAATAAATCGCTAGAAAAGGCTGAGGAGCGATAAGGGCAAACTACCAACTCAAGGCTCACTCTCGGGAAAGGACACTCAGAAGAACACACCTTTCGGCGCGTAGAACGCTTGCGGCTGCTGTTGCGGCGACAGTGCAACATGcggctgttgcagttgcagatgttgttgctgttgctgttgttgcaccTGCTGTTGTGCATTCGGCGGCGGCAGAGGCAGCGGCAGCTGGGCCCGAGCCACCACACCGCCGCTGCTAATGGCCGCCTGCACACCACCACCAATGGAACCCGGTATCGCCTGCTCGGCTGCATACCCGCCATGTCCTCGGGACGCTCCACTGGAGCCTCCGCTGGCGCCTTGCGGCCTCCCGCTGCTAGTGGACCTTGTGCCGCGTCCATCGCTGCGTCTCGCCGCTGCCGCCTGGTTTGCCGCAGAGCTGCGACTCGCATGGCTGCCGCCGGTGGGCAGGGGCACGATGGAGTGACCGCCCTGTTGGCGGTCCCACTCATGCGGATGGGACTGATGATGCGATCGGGCACCGCCATGGCGTCCGCCGCCTCCTCCAGCGCCGCCACCCCCGCTGCGGCCTTCTCCGCTGCGGGGATAGTGCTGCGCCTCGTGGGCTGGCGGTGGGATGCTGCGTGGACCGGCGCCTCGCTGATGAGGATGACGTTGCTAGAAGAAATCGAAAGGATTAGGTCTTATCTTTACAGGAGTTGAGGTTGAGAACTCACCATTCTTCGCAACGTATTCATGGGAGCACGCAGTGTCTCACTAATACGACGTGCCCGCCGTTTCTTGGGATTGGAACTGGGCGTGTGCACGGCACAGCACTTGATGAAGGCGCCCATCACCACAATGAAGGCCACGCCCATTAGCACCACCAGATACCAGTTGCCGGTGATCCACTCGGCCACCGTGAGCAGAGTCTCCCGGTTGAGGAGGAGATTCTTCAGTCGCACCAGCGGGCCATCGGCGTCCACGGCGCGGCACTTGAGGAACACATCGCAGTAGCCCTGGAAGTTGTCGCAAGGAGAACCTGGTTGCAGGCTAATGCCACCCTTTTGAATGTTATACTTGGCGGCAAACTCGCTGGTGCTGCGACAGGTGGAGGTATCGTTGCCGTCCTGGCAGGCCAGGTCGCACAGCTTGCGCTTGTCCACATGCGGCAGCGTGGACGAGGTGAGGAAGCACTTGGTCATGTTCCAGAGCAGGCAGGGCGAGCCACTGCATTCGCCACGGATGCACAGGGCAGTGCCATTGTTGCACATCGTCTTGTCGTCGCGATGGTGGGGTTCGGGGCACTCTGCGGTGGTGCCGTTGCAGGTGCTCGACCAGCTGCACTCGGTCTCCTCCTTGCACTTCTGGTGGTTGCTGATCGGCACAAAGGTGCAGGAGTTGGCCAGACAGCAGGGACCCTGCGACGGGGAGCACTGGGTCTTCGCCCGCCGGGTGCAGCCCTTTGCACTGGAGTTCAGCGACTGATCGTACTCGCTGATGAGACGCGGATAGCAGCACTTGTCCTTGCCCTCGTCCTCGTTGAAGCCACAGTCGCACTCCTCGCCAGACTCCACAATCTTGTTGCCGCAGAAGGCGCCCTCCGAGGCCTTGAAGCAGTCACGCTTTGAGTTGCCCACCAGGACATCCAGAACGTTGGATATATTCCGGATGGAGCAGGGCGAGAACTTGGAGTTGTTGGGGCGATCACCCGAGGTGGCACTGGCGAACATGATGAAGTTGCCATTGAGGCCACCAGGTCGACACTCTTGCGGGTAATCATGCTGAGAAAGGAGAGGGTTATAGCtcatatatttcaaaaataatgcATCCAACTCACAGGTGATCCAAAGTTATGGCCAATCTCGTGGGCCAGGGTCAATTGCGACACCTTTGGCGGCACTCGACTGTTGTAGTTCACGAAGGTTATGATGCCCGTGTTGAGGGATCTCTTGGTGCTCTGGTACTGCCCCCCGACCGTCTCAGTGTAGGTCTTGTACTTCTCGCAAATGCCGCCGGAAGCGCCCGAGGCACTTGCCACCCACGCCAGGCCCAAAGTGCCGCCCGTGAAGTCCCTGTAAACAGAACGGAAATTTGTTAATTAAAGccggaaattaaaaaattccatCTAATCCATCGCACCTGTAGGTAAACACATAGGCCAGACAGAAGTCCGAGTGATCCTCGAGGGAGTGGAGATTCAAAAAGTTGGAGACATCCATGTGCTCGTTGCAGAAGGCATTGTGGGGTCCGTTGTACGAAGTGCGACAGGCAGAGTCGTCATCAATCTTTATACGTTGCACCTAGACATCGaggaaaaaaagtaaacaaattaaaattaatgttttaatCACAACATTACGGCATTTTTTCCCATAATTAATCACATAGCTTTTTTCCATTAAGAGCCATTGAAAGTTTTGTATTTTCATTGCGATTCTCATATGCGGATTCTCATTTATGAAgaggagttttttttttgtttgaaatgcCAATTCCAATAAGCCATACATTACTTGTCGTGACCCATATtccatttaattgttttttattgttgcgGTTTAAATAATTGTTATAAATTATGCAACGAGGTGTAATCCATGTTACATTGACTTGGCTTTAAAATCCACATCGCTAAGGGCCCTTTCGGCCAGTAATAATAATGGTATAGAGTCCTTGTGGAGTCCTTGCCTCATTATCATTGTTTGCCCACCCGCTGATGTTGTGCCACCAGAACACACTCACTCTctctgtgtgtgggtgtgtgtgtaaaCTCACCTCAAAGCGGATGTTGCGATGCTCGTTGCGTCCATCAAACTTTGTGTTGCGGTAAATGTAATTAACGGCCGTCACGTGATGTGCAATCAGCGATGTGATTTCCTCACGGGTTTTCACATCCACCTCGTACCTACGCCCACGATCCTGttgctgcaaaaaaaaaaaaggaattacAAAATGACATTTGAGATGGTGTTGAAAAAAAGGTAGCCAAACTTATGGGTTACTTGGCTATGtccatttttataaattataatacaattatttttattaaagaagGTTTCCTATAGAAGACGCTCTATTTAAAGATGTAAGACTCTTCATAAGGATAACAGAACATACTCTAAGAAGTGATGAAACAAGGAAACTTACGGATCTTTAGAGGTAACGTAAAGATCCATTTATAAATCAAGCTCTATTGTCTATCTATCATAAAATACGATCAACGTAAGTATTCTCCTAGAACTAATAATAAAGTGTTATGATGATCCTAAAACATACTCTTAGAAATAAGAGGAAATTTCCCTTAAAACCACTCACATTAATATAAACTTGTTCAACTTTCaacttaaaattaattaaaataaaacattaagCGAGAGAACCAAAATCTTAAACACACCCCAAGTTCCTTTGAAATGTTATAATCTTAAAAAAGGGTATTGGAAGAAGAGAAGCCATGTGATTATGCCACAAGGTAGACAGATTTAATTAACATGAAACGCACTCGACTTCAAGCGGCTTCCAGCGtaataaaaatgtcaaaacCGCAATGCGCTGGGCCTTTGGTTTTCGGGGTTTTTCGTTTCGGTTTTGGGTTTTCGGTTCATGGGAAATGCGCTTGACATCTGTGTAAACGGGGCCCAAAAACGGTTACCCCCCAACAAATGATTTTGGCTCTTAGCGGTATCCAAGCAGCTTCCCCTCATCCGACGGCTCATCCAATCCAATCCATGACAAAAATAACCcctcaaaaatatatatatttgtataaaaatgcaaattcagCTAAGCCCGTCGAATATTTCAGCAGAAGTTTATAAGGTTTTATGCGGCTCACTCCCTTCAGACTGGGTCTGAATATATCCGGTggcatacacatacacaccaTATATCTCCATCGCCCACCGATTTTGgctcaaaaatcaaaatgccGGAGGGGGGGCACGAGACAAAAACAAAGGCCCGCGATGGGCTGGA
This region of Drosophila bipectinata strain 14024-0381.07 chromosome 2L, DbipHiC1v2, whole genome shotgun sequence genomic DNA includes:
- the ics gene encoding ras suppressor protein 1 encodes the protein MSQSCIPVNAKMSKAKKVLDEARETQNRELDLVDKGISSFEELPGLFNMSNITRLTLSHNKISVISPGIANLLNLEILNLSNNQLTELPVSLSSMPKLRILNVSINRLINLPRGFGAFPVLEVLDLSYNNLSEHVLPGNFFGMETLRALYLGDNDFEYLPKEVGQLKNLQILGLRDNDLLELPREVGDLVRLRELHIQNNRLQVLPPEIAQLDLLSNKSVMKMEENPWVNPISEQYLLGISHVIDYLKTETYKIIYNRHMQAGRSGPPPPKADKSKKASRIRA